The stretch of DNA AATAGAAAGAACCGCTAATTGTACGAGTACCCCTGGTCCATGACTGACGCCGCCATTTCTACCGCCACCACCTCCGCCTCGATCTCCGATGCGGTAGAGCAACGGCGCAATTTTGCCATCATCTCCCACCCCGACGCCGGTAAAACGACGCTGACCGAAAAGCTGCTGCTCTACGGGGGTGCCATTCAGGAGGCGGGGGCGGTGAAGGCGAAGCGGGCCCAGCGCAGTGCGACGTCGGATTGGATGGAGCTGGAGCAGCAGCGGGGAATTTCGATCACCTCCACGGTGCTCCAGTTTGCCTACGGCGGCTACACCATCAACCTGCTGGACACCCCCGGCCACCAGGACTTTAGCGAAGACACCTACCGGACTTTGGCCGCCGCCGACAACGCGGTGATGCTGGAGGACGCCGCCAAAGGTCTGGAACCCCAGACCCTGAAACTGTTTGAGGTGTGCCGCCTGCGGGCTCTGCCCATCTTCACTTTTTTCAACAAGATGGACCGCCCCGCCCGCGAACCCCTGGAACTGCTCGATGAGATCGAGCAGCGGCTGGGGCTGCAAACCTACGCGGTCAACTGGCCCATCGGCATGGGCGATCGCTTCAAGGGCGTATTTGACCGTCGCCACCGCCAGATCCATCTGTTCGAGCGCAGCATCCACGGCAAGCGCGCCGCCAAAAAGACGGTAATTGACCTGGGCGACCCGGCGATCGAAGACCTGCTGGATCAGGATCTCTACTACCAGTTCAAAGAGGAGCTGGAGGTGATCGAAGAACTCGGCCCCGAGCTGGATCTCGACGCGGTTCACGCCGGGCAGCAGACCCCGGTGTTCTTCGGCAGCGCCATGACCAACTTCGGCGTGCAGCTCTTCCTCGACGCCTTTTTGGACTACGCCCTCAAACCTTCCCCCCGCAGCAGCACCCTGGGGGAGATTCCCCCCACCAACGAAGACTTTTCCGGGTTTGTGTTCAAGCTGCAGGCGAATATGGACCCCAAACACCGCGATCGCATCGCCTTTGTGCGGGTGTGCTCGGGCAAGTTTGAAAAAGACATGGTGGTCAGCCACGCCCGCAGCGGCAAGTCGGTGCGGCTGTCGCACCCCCAAAAGCTGTTTGGCCAGGGCCGCGAATCGCTGGAGGAGGCCTACCCCGGCGACGTGATTGGCCTCAACAACCCCGGCGTATTTGCCATCGGCGACACCATCTACCAGGGCAAGCGCCTGGAGTACGACGGCATCCCCTGCTTTTCGCCGGAGATCTTCGCCTACCTGAAGAACCCCAACCCCTCTAAGTACAAGCAATTCCAGAAGGGGGTTTCCGAACTGCGAGAAGAGGGGGCGGTGCAGATCATGTTCTCCGCCGACGAGTCGAAGCGCGACCCGATTTTGGCGGCGGTGGGTCAGCTCCAGCTGGAGGTGGTGCAGTACCGGCTGCAAAACGAGTACAACGTGGAGACTCGCATTGAGCCCCTGCCCTACTCCGTGGCCCGCTGGGTAGAGGGCGGCTGGGAAGCCCTGGAGGCGGCGGGGCGGCTGTTCAACACCGTCACCGTCAAGGACAGTTGGGATCGTCCGGTGCTCTTGTTTAAAAACGAGTGGAACTGCCAGCAGGTGATGACCGACCACCCGAAGCTGAAACTGAGCGCGATCGCCCCCGTGGTCTCCGGCAAAGAACCTGAATCGCTTTAGGTTGACACTATGGTTTCCCAGCTCCAATCCGCTGATCTTGTCTATCCAGAAAGCGACGGCAAGCCTATGGCCGACAAAACCCAGCAGTTTCGCTGGATTGTAGTTATTCAGCAGAACCTGGACTGGCTATTTGCCGATCGCCCCGATGTCTTTGTCGCTGGAGATCTGCTTTGGTACCCATTTGCCCTCACAGTAGCGCCGTCACATCCTCGCCGCAGTCATCGGCCAAGTACGAGAGGGCGCGAAACCGCAGCCCCACCAGCTGATCATAGAGCGGGTTGATTTTGCACATGGGCGGAATGTGCATCAGCTTTTTCTTAAACAGCACCACGTCGCGCTCGAAGGGGCACTGGGACGGAATCAGTTTGCACACAAACCTGGCCAGGCGAGGATCGTGCACCTCCAGCTGGTCGAGCCACAGGCGGGCAGGCTTGAGTGGGTCCAGCTTACCCCCCGCCGGCGGACGCAGCCCAGCGGCAACCTCGGCATTTTCAGGCTTGAGGCTGTGGAGGGTCGATCGCACCGAGGTCAAAACCATTTCCTGAAGGTTTAGGGCCTCACACAGCGCCTGGAGCTGGGCATCTTCTTCCACAGAGTAGACCCCGTCGGCCAGGGCTACCATAACCGCCATCCGTAAAAAGTTTTCCGCCGTCTGGGGGTCATCCCCCAGCACCTGGGCCACCTCGGCGGGGGTAACGGGTTCAAAATGCTCAAAGTCCAGTTCTGGAGCCAGTTCTTCTTCGGTAATGGCGGCAATTAGCGCCTTCTCGTCCTCATCAAAGTTGCCATCTGCCCAGGCCAGGGTGAGCAGCCCCCGGAGCCAGACCTTAATCTGCTCCTGGGTGTAGGGAGACTCGGTGACTGCGGGCATAGATCCTCCTCAACAGGTATCACAGTCAGGCATTACGGTTTGGCACAGTCCCCAGAGCAATGCCCAAAACAACAGACCGCTGTGCTCTACAGCCATTGCCAGAATAGCCATTGCCAGAACGCTCAGGGCGTGACTGGTAAACACAGGCGATCGCTTTTCAACCACGGCTGTGACCAGTGCTCTGGGCGCAATGGCCACAGCTACAATTTTAACGCCGTCCTCACTGAACCGCCCCGGCCAGAGAAAAATTTGCCCTCCCCCAGCGCCGCGCCCAGACCCCCAACGGCCTGAGCTGCCGCTCAAACCTACTCAGGTCTGACCACATCGGGCAGGGGACGCCGGAGCCGGTACAGCCACAGCAGCCCCACCACCCCACAGGCAATGCCCACCAGACTGACCACCTGGGCTATTCTCAGCGGCCCCAGCATCAGGCTATCTAGCCGCAGGCCCTCAATCCAGAAGCGCCCGAGGCTATAGGTGGCAAAGTAGACCAGGAAGATAGTGCCGACCCTGAGCCGACCGGGGTGCCTCAGCCCCCAAACAAACAGCCCCAGCACCAGGGCCAGTACGCCCAGGTTCCACAGCGACTCGTAGAGAAAGGTGGGGTGGTAGTAGGCGACATCGCCTAGCCCCGGCGGACGCTGGGCAGGGGGAATGTAAACCCGCCAGGGCAGCGACGTGGGGCTGCCAAAGGCCTCGGAATTGAAGAAGTTGCCCCAGCGCCCGATCGCCTGGCCCAGCACCAGTGAAGGGGCCACCACATCGGCCAGCTGCCAGAACGAAAGCTTGTAGCGACGGGCAAACAGCAGGGTGGCGATCGCCCCTCCCAGAATGGCCCCGTGGATAGCGATTCCCCCCTGCCAGATCGCCAGGGCATCGAGGGGGCGGTTGGCGTAGCGGTCCCACTCAAACAGCACGTAGTAGAGCCTGGCCCCCGGCAGCGCCCCCAGCACCAGCCAGATCGCCAGGTCGCCGATGCGCTCGGGGTCGAGGCCGCGCCGTTGACCCAGGCGCTGGGCCAGCCCAATCCCCAGCAGCAGGGCGGTCGTAATCAGCAGCCCGTACCACCGAAAAGTGATGGGGCCAAGTTCAAAGGCAATGGGGCCCGGAGACGCCAACTGCCCTAAAGCGTTCACCCAAACCGTACTGGCCCAAATCGTACTGGCAAATGCGTGCATCATCAGAGAAATTTACCGACAGGGGAAAAAGACCGGCAGCCCATGCCGCCGCGCCATAGGTTCAGTGTATGGCGCTGAGCGGCCGATCTGTCCCTCCAGGGATCTCCCGCTGCCGGTAGTGCCCCGGCGCGATCGCTAAGCCTGGGGATCCAGCGCCAGGTCGCGGCACAGCTTGCGCAGGGACTGGGTCGCCCCAGGCTCAGGCTTGAGCACCCGCTGGTAGCTGCGGTAGGCCGCCTTACACAGCCCCAGTCGGTGTAGGGCAACGCCGCGAAACAGCCAGGCCTGGGCGTGGCCGGGCGATCGCCACAGCGCCTGGTTGCAGCAGGTCAGAGCCTGCTTGGGGTGGTTGAGCAGGATCAGCAGCACCGCTTTTTGCACCCATAGGCGAGGGTTGCCCAGGCCGGCCAGCGCCTGGGCCTGCTCGACGCTCTGTAGAGCCTCAGCGTAGCGGCTCAGACAGCTCAGGGCCTCGGCCCGGTGGCACCAGCTGTCGGCCCGGTGGGGGTCGAGGCGCAGGGCCTGTTCAAAATGGGTCAGCGCCTCCTGGTAGCGGCCCTTTTCCAGGTCAGCCTGGCCCATTTCGTTCAGGCGCAGGCATTCAAAGTCGCCGTCCAACCAAGCCGGACGAGGGGCTGCGGACCGTTCGACAAGGCGATCGCGTACACAGGTTTCCATCGGTCTATCCTTTGTGTGAGAAGGAACGATTGATTTGGTAGCCAACGGTAAATAGCGCATATGGCAATCCTGTGTCGCTCCCATCTCAGATGTATTGCGGCCCTCCCCAGCAAGGATGAAGGATAGCAGCGCCATGAACCCTAACCAGCCTGGGCGGGGGAAACATGCCGTCGTCACACCATTGCCACGACAATGACACAGCCCCCCCCTAAGCTGAGGCTCAAGCTGTGGCCATGTCATTGGCCACTGACATTTGAGGACCTGAGAGTGAGGAGGTGACGCATGCAACTGGGCCTATCCTACAAACGCTATCGGCTCGACATTCCCCCCAGGGTGTGGTCAGAGTTTTTTGAACAATTCACCGATGAAAACCAGGGACGCCTGATTACGCTGAAGCTGGTGGACGAGCAACTGGGTGACTTTACGGTGCTGCGCCGAACTCCACTCCATGCGATCGCCTACCACGGTCCTGACCATAATCACGATTTGCTGGTCACGGTTGGGCGGCCCGAAGGCATCGGCGACGCCACCTACACCCACCGGATCGTGCAGCCCCGGGCAATCAGCATTGTCACCGACGAAGA from Leptolyngbya sp. KIOST-1 encodes:
- the prfC gene encoding peptide chain release factor 3 — encoded protein: MTDAAISTATTSASISDAVEQRRNFAIISHPDAGKTTLTEKLLLYGGAIQEAGAVKAKRAQRSATSDWMELEQQRGISITSTVLQFAYGGYTINLLDTPGHQDFSEDTYRTLAAADNAVMLEDAAKGLEPQTLKLFEVCRLRALPIFTFFNKMDRPAREPLELLDEIEQRLGLQTYAVNWPIGMGDRFKGVFDRRHRQIHLFERSIHGKRAAKKTVIDLGDPAIEDLLDQDLYYQFKEELEVIEELGPELDLDAVHAGQQTPVFFGSAMTNFGVQLFLDAFLDYALKPSPRSSTLGEIPPTNEDFSGFVFKLQANMDPKHRDRIAFVRVCSGKFEKDMVVSHARSGKSVRLSHPQKLFGQGRESLEEAYPGDVIGLNNPGVFAIGDTIYQGKRLEYDGIPCFSPEIFAYLKNPNPSKYKQFQKGVSELREEGAVQIMFSADESKRDPILAAVGQLQLEVVQYRLQNEYNVETRIEPLPYSVARWVEGGWEALEAAGRLFNTVTVKDSWDRPVLLFKNEWNCQQVMTDHPKLKLSAIAPVVSGKEPESL
- a CDS encoding Mo-dependent nitrogenase C-terminal domain-containing protein is translated as MPAVTESPYTQEQIKVWLRGLLTLAWADGNFDEDEKALIAAITEEELAPELDFEHFEPVTPAEVAQVLGDDPQTAENFLRMAVMVALADGVYSVEEDAQLQALCEALNLQEMVLTSVRSTLHSLKPENAEVAAGLRPPAGGKLDPLKPARLWLDQLEVHDPRLARFVCKLIPSQCPFERDVVLFKKKLMHIPPMCKINPLYDQLVGLRFRALSYLADDCGEDVTALL
- the lgt gene encoding prolipoprotein diacylglyceryl transferase, translating into MASPGPIAFELGPITFRWYGLLITTALLLGIGLAQRLGQRRGLDPERIGDLAIWLVLGALPGARLYYVLFEWDRYANRPLDALAIWQGGIAIHGAILGGAIATLLFARRYKLSFWQLADVVAPSLVLGQAIGRWGNFFNSEAFGSPTSLPWRVYIPPAQRPPGLGDVAYYHPTFLYESLWNLGVLALVLGLFVWGLRHPGRLRVGTIFLVYFATYSLGRFWIEGLRLDSLMLGPLRIAQVVSLVGIACGVVGLLWLYRLRRPLPDVVRPE
- a CDS encoding tetratricopeptide repeat protein — translated: METCVRDRLVERSAAPRPAWLDGDFECLRLNEMGQADLEKGRYQEALTHFEQALRLDPHRADSWCHRAEALSCLSRYAEALQSVEQAQALAGLGNPRLWVQKAVLLILLNHPKQALTCCNQALWRSPGHAQAWLFRGVALHRLGLCKAAYRSYQRVLKPEPGATQSLRKLCRDLALDPQA
- a CDS encoding DUF5335 family protein, which gives rise to MQLGLSYKRYRLDIPPRVWSEFFEQFTDENQGRLITLKLVDEQLGDFTVLRRTPLHAIAYHGPDHNHDLLVTVGRPEGIGDATYTHRIVQPRAISIVTDEDGLVLSCTIIHHDQSQSTISFQS